A single Anopheles arabiensis isolate DONGOLA chromosome 2, AaraD3, whole genome shotgun sequence DNA region contains:
- the LOC120903813 gene encoding mitochondrial proton/calcium exchanger protein isoform X2, with amino-acid sequence MMALLVLGHFAVPVHLANVRVRFVSYRTKRPIGLISAQYDSLLQPHTIFSGSTGSRTWTPAGGVRQDGGVPLLDALGYRCGTVLPGPPSIRCIYTTSWLGDQPSSKVEVTVQTLKKKEKEQQQQQQQQLANGVPNGAAAAPTAATSKVLADLGASAANAPVGASTGASADAQSQTSPPAAAVVAAAPVVKKTLKQRIWAELVHYYHGFRLLFIDINISRKLLWRVLNGKTLTRREHKLLIRTTSDLFRLVPFSVFIIVPFMELLLPLAIKLFPGMLPSTFQTATEREDKIKQNLKVKIEMAKFLQKTLDDMAVQNKEHRSQAAKDFSEFFTRIRTTENFTISNEEILKFSKLFEDEITLDSLNRQQLQALCRVLEVSPIGTSNLLRFQLRLKLRNLAADDRTIQKEGIASLNLSELQAACRARGMRAYGASEERLKSQLQEWINLSLNEKVPPSLLLLSRALVLPENITTGDKLKATISSLPDSVATVTKAAIGEREGKIDNKTKIEVIKEEERKIKEEREEEKEKQKEQQELVDGAPVLTADGKTVEPGAVVPEQPEIIFAPAPATTIVLDKIPPQPHTVEEISSKDLEVLGDALGTLSKDKKSLLVEKEEIRDLKEEIADYQEDVQELQEVVTAASNQEEVQVKESRAAKLLFKKVNSMINRMDTVLTELERKEKQLKEKVHAAEQSEEVQKPPAADEELVRIDELMSAIKKIQNVTDDSRLDQISKILGKIDDDQDGQIKVEDVLKVIETIGKENVKLNAKQVDELIDLLDKEEELEAEDKIEKALTKSLEAKEKQKEQKEKEKEKLLELTDKATDLSSLAPPPSPTDPTKQLDDGTAIIDADALQKVVEERKKNASINGAPGTAAAEVVPPPTQHRPAVRAEASSTGGGPPKNKMV; translated from the exons ATGATGGCGCTGCTGGTTTTGGGTCACTTTGCCGTACCGGTGCATCTTG CCAACGTGCGGGTACGATTCGTCAGCTATCGCACGAAACGACCCATCGGGCTTATCAGCGCACAGTACGACAGCTTGCTGCAGCCGCACACGATCTTCAGCGGAAGCACCGGCAGCAGAACCTGGACACCGGCCGGCGGAGTCCGGCAGGATGGCGGTGTGCCGCTGCTCGATGCGCTCGGGTACAGGTGTGGAACAGTGCTACCGGGTCCGCCGAGCATCAGATGCATTTATACCACTAGCTGGCTTGGCGATCAACCGTCGTCCAAGGTTGAAGTCACGGTACAAAcgttaaaaaagaaagaaaaagaacagcagcagcaacaacagcagcagctcgccaATGGCGTACCGAacggagctgctgcagcaccgaCCGCAGCAACGTCGAAAGTACTTGCCGACCTTGGTGCGAGCGCAGCGAACGCCCCGGTCGGTGCCAGTACCGGTGCCAGCGCGGACGCACAATCGCAAACCTCACCACCAGCGGCCGCCGTTGTCGCGGCCGCCCCGGTTGTGAAGAAAACCCTGAAGCAGCGCATATGGGCCGAGCTGGTGCACTACTACCACGGCTTTCGGTTGCTGTTCATCGACATCAACATTAGCCGGAAGCTGCTGTGGCGCGTACTTAATGGGAAAACGTTGACGCGCCGCGAGCACAAGCTGCTCATCCGGACGACCTCCGATCTGTTCCGGCTCGTGCCGTTCTCGGTGTTTATCATCGTGCCGTTtatggagctgctgctgccgctcgcGATCAAGCTGTTCCCGGGCATGCTGCCCTCCACCTTCCAGACCGCGACCGAGCGGGAGGACAAGATCAAGCAGAACCTCAAGGTGAAGATCGAGATGGCCAAGTTCCTGCAGAAGACGCTCGACGACATGGCGGTCCAGAACAAGGAGCACCGGTCGCAGGCGGCCAAGGACTTTAGCGAGTTCTTTACCCGCATCCGGACGACGGAGAACTTTACCATCTCGAACGAGGAGATACTGAAGTTTTCCAAACTGTTCGAGGACGAAATTACGCTCGACTCGCTCAaccgccagcagctgcaggcgCTGTGCCGCGTGCTGGAGGTGTCACCGATCGGCACATCGAACTTGCTGCGGTTCCAGCTGCGCCTGAAGCTGCGCAACCTGGCGGCGGACGATCGCACGATCCAGAAGGAGGGCATCGCGTCGCTAAACCTGTCCGAGCTGCAGGCCGCCTGCCGGGCGCGCGGTATGCGTGCGTACGGTGCCTCGGAGGAGCGGCTCAAGTCGCAGCTGCAGGAGTGGATCAATCTGAGCCTGAACGAGAAGGTGCCACCgtcgctgctgctactgtccCGGGCGCTCGTGCTGCCGGAGAACATTACCACGGGCGATAAGCTGAAGGCGACGATCTCGTCCCTGCCCGACTCGGTGGCGACTGTCACGAAGGCGGCCATCGGGGAGCGGGAGGGTAAGATCGACAACAAGACGAAGATCGAGGTGATCAAGGAGGAGGAACGCAAGATTAAGGAGGAGCgcgaggaggagaaggaaaagcaaaaggagcAGCAGGAGCTGGTCGACGGCGCTCCGGTCCTGACGGCCGATGGCAAGACGGTCGAGCCGGGTGCGGTCGTGCCGGAGCAGCCGGAGATTATCTTTGCCCCGGCACCGGCAACGACGATCGTGCTGGACAAGATCCCTCCGCAGCCGCACACGGTGGAGGAGATTTCGAGCAAAGATCTGGAGGTGCTGGGCGATGCGCTGGGCACGCTGAGCAAGGACAAAAAGTCGCTGCTggtggagaaggaggagaTCCGGGACCTGAAGGAAGAGATTGCCGACTATCAGGAGGATGTGCAGGAGCTACAGGAG GTTGTCACTGCTGCCAGCAATCAGGAAGAGGTACAGGTGAAGGAATCGCGTGCCGCGAAACTGCTGTTCAAGAAGGTCAATTCGATGATCAACCGCATGGACACGGTGCTGACGGAGCTGGAGCGCAAGGAGAAGCAGCTGAAGGAGAAGGTGCACGCGGCCGAGCAGAGCGAAGAGGTGCAGAAACCGCCGGCAGCCGACGAGGAGCTGGTGCGGATAGACGAGCTAATGTCGGCCATCAAGAAG ATCCAGAACGTCACGGACGATTCGCGGTTAGATCAAATTTCTAAGATTCTCGGCAAAATTGATGACGATCAGGATGGCCAGATTAAGGTGGAGGACGTGTTGAAG GTTATCGAAACGATCGGCAAGGAGAACGTGAAGCTGAACGCGAAACAGGTGGACGAGCTGATCGATCTGCTGGACAAGGAGGAGGAGCTGGAGGCGGAAGACAAGATCGAGAAAGCGCTCACCAAGAGCCTGGAAGCCAAAGAGAAGCAAAAGGagcagaaggaaaaggagaaggaaaagctGCTCGAGCTTACGGATAAGGCTACGGATCTAAGCTCGCTGGCGCCACCGCCAAGCCCCACGGACCCGACGAAGCAG CTCGACGACGGTACAGCGATTATCGACGCGGACGCACTGCAAAAGGTGGTGGAGGAGCGTAAGAAAAATGCCAGTATTAATGGAGCACCAGGCACAGCGGCAGCGGAGGTAGTACCGCCACCGACACAACATCGTCCAGCGGTCCGGGCAGAAGCGAGCAGCACCGGTGGGGGGCCACCGAAGAACAAAATGGTTTGA
- the LOC120896596 gene encoding uncharacterized protein LOC120896596 has product MLLIDRSQAIVGLLILCCGSAAIAQEMSISEELETCSMLDRPVLVREFGADGADDFFGKITVLYNVAPPKPVQTPRIFADRDPIFYNKIDYREQIKYYYNLYQAFHSQPEYRNDVRFLLSASLHRVPYELEEYDFATFLTAVQTLAGEYNLTTYPNRLNENRTFALFGLREFQVYVIDRCSRVSYIIQPPWSLIQYAYVKAAVLSTFYDRPCGKCELENFLNSTLTDGEKLSDVKADPTKDAKPYDDASDEFSNPAEEEEDHDGGVRAYSEEEDDDDESDTDGNGRTVDEYKADSDPFANLSLTEPEVNMSLRIILPVLHIHVPPAVNDTGNTTTGGDYKLHEYIVLNTAHDSEDHWQHPTKEETNVEELSLPPAAVNSSTSTPVSSEPDGTNGTSAREDKIRIGGTDWSTQELGMILNASSVLYDRKEQRLFERLQRYNLTGRGGQYDEVAEISVSNRYDAWNRRRLPPKVDPTRNNRRSQIKKHYARLIPWLNWTFGRAIPPAAGRQPISGSSN; this is encoded by the exons ATGTTGCTGATCGATCGATCCCAAGCGATCGTGGGACTGCTGATCTTGTGCTGTGGATCGGCGGCCATAGCGCAGGAGATGAGCATCAGCGAAGAGTTGGAAACGTGCAGCATGCTGGATCGGCCAGTGCTGGTGCGCGAGTTCGGTGCTGACGGGGCGGATGATTTTTTCGGTAAAATCACGGTCCTGTACAATGTGGCGCCGCCGAAACCGGTGCAAACGCCGCGCATCTTTGCCGATCGGGATCCAATCTTCTACAACAAGATCGACTACCGGGAGCAGATCAAgta CTACTACAACCTATATCAGGCGTTCCACAGCCAGCCGGAGTACCGGAACGACGTACGGTTTCTGCTCAGTGCTTCACTGCACCGTGTACCGTACGAGCTGGAGGAGTACGATTTTGCAACCTTCCTCACCGCCGTCCAAACGCTGGCGGGCGAATACAATCTTACCACGTACCCGAACCGCCTGAACGAGAACCGGACGTTTGCGCTGTTTGGCCTGCGGGAGTTCCAGGTGTACGTGATCGATCGTTGCTCGCGGGTGTCGTACATCATACAGCCGCCCTGGAGCCTGATACAGTACGCGTACGTAAAGGCGGCCGTACTGTCCACCTTTTACGATCGTCCGTGTGGCAAATGTGAG TTGGAGAACTTTCTCAACTCTACGCTGACGGATGGTGAGAAGCTGTCGGACGTTAAAGCGGACCCTACGAAAGACGCCAAACCGTACGACGATGCGTCGGACGAGTTTTCCAACCCcgccgaggaggaggaagatcACGACGGTGGTGTGCGAGCGTAcagcgaggaggaggatgatgacgatgaaagTGATACCGATGGGAACGGTAGAACGGTGGATGAGTACAAGGCCGATAGCGATCCGTTTGCCAATCTAAGCCTCACCGAGCCGGAAGTTAATATGTCGCTGCGCATCATACTACCAGTGCTGCACATTCACGTGCCGCCGGCAGTGAACGATACcggcaacaccaccaccggcggTGACTACAAGCTACACGAGTACATTGTGCTGAACACGGCCCACGACAGTGAGGATCATTGGCAGCATCCGACGAAGGAGGAAACAAACGTAGAAGAGCTGTCACTACCGCCGGCGGCGGTGAACTCAAGCACATCCACTCCCGTTTCTTCGGAGCCAGATGGTACAAATGGGACTTCCGCGCGGGAGGATAAAATCCGTATCGGAGGCACAGACTGGTCGACGCAGGAGTTGGGAATGATACTGAACGCCAGCTCGGTACTGTACGATCGCAAGGAGCAGCGGCTGTTTGAACGTCTGCAGCGGTACAACCTAACCGGCCGGGGTGGCCAGTACGATGAGGTGGCCGAGATATCCGTCTCCAACCGGTACGACGCGTGGAACCGGCGTCGATTGCCCCCGAAAGTGGATCCGACCCGCAACAATCGACGATCGCAGATAAAGAAACACTACGCCCGTTTGATTCCGTGGCTTAACTGGACGTTCGGGCGGGCAATACCGCCTGCGGCCGGTAGACAGCCAATTTCCGGGAGCTCGAACTAG
- the LOC120903813 gene encoding mitochondrial proton/calcium exchanger protein isoform X1 has translation MSVLLRNQSQLFGMNRCYRNVHPNVRVRFVSYRTKRPIGLISAQYDSLLQPHTIFSGSTGSRTWTPAGGVRQDGGVPLLDALGYRCGTVLPGPPSIRCIYTTSWLGDQPSSKVEVTVQTLKKKEKEQQQQQQQQLANGVPNGAAAAPTAATSKVLADLGASAANAPVGASTGASADAQSQTSPPAAAVVAAAPVVKKTLKQRIWAELVHYYHGFRLLFIDINISRKLLWRVLNGKTLTRREHKLLIRTTSDLFRLVPFSVFIIVPFMELLLPLAIKLFPGMLPSTFQTATEREDKIKQNLKVKIEMAKFLQKTLDDMAVQNKEHRSQAAKDFSEFFTRIRTTENFTISNEEILKFSKLFEDEITLDSLNRQQLQALCRVLEVSPIGTSNLLRFQLRLKLRNLAADDRTIQKEGIASLNLSELQAACRARGMRAYGASEERLKSQLQEWINLSLNEKVPPSLLLLSRALVLPENITTGDKLKATISSLPDSVATVTKAAIGEREGKIDNKTKIEVIKEEERKIKEEREEEKEKQKEQQELVDGAPVLTADGKTVEPGAVVPEQPEIIFAPAPATTIVLDKIPPQPHTVEEISSKDLEVLGDALGTLSKDKKSLLVEKEEIRDLKEEIADYQEDVQELQEVVTAASNQEEVQVKESRAAKLLFKKVNSMINRMDTVLTELERKEKQLKEKVHAAEQSEEVQKPPAADEELVRIDELMSAIKKIQNVTDDSRLDQISKILGKIDDDQDGQIKVEDVLKVIETIGKENVKLNAKQVDELIDLLDKEEELEAEDKIEKALTKSLEAKEKQKEQKEKEKEKLLELTDKATDLSSLAPPPSPTDPTKQLDDGTAIIDADALQKVVEERKKNASINGAPGTAAAEVVPPPTQHRPAVRAEASSTGGGPPKNKMV, from the exons ATGAGTGTGCTGCTAAGGAACCAGAGTCAGCTGTTCGGCATGAACCGCTGCTATCGCAACGTTCATC CCAACGTGCGGGTACGATTCGTCAGCTATCGCACGAAACGACCCATCGGGCTTATCAGCGCACAGTACGACAGCTTGCTGCAGCCGCACACGATCTTCAGCGGAAGCACCGGCAGCAGAACCTGGACACCGGCCGGCGGAGTCCGGCAGGATGGCGGTGTGCCGCTGCTCGATGCGCTCGGGTACAGGTGTGGAACAGTGCTACCGGGTCCGCCGAGCATCAGATGCATTTATACCACTAGCTGGCTTGGCGATCAACCGTCGTCCAAGGTTGAAGTCACGGTACAAAcgttaaaaaagaaagaaaaagaacagcagcagcaacaacagcagcagctcgccaATGGCGTACCGAacggagctgctgcagcaccgaCCGCAGCAACGTCGAAAGTACTTGCCGACCTTGGTGCGAGCGCAGCGAACGCCCCGGTCGGTGCCAGTACCGGTGCCAGCGCGGACGCACAATCGCAAACCTCACCACCAGCGGCCGCCGTTGTCGCGGCCGCCCCGGTTGTGAAGAAAACCCTGAAGCAGCGCATATGGGCCGAGCTGGTGCACTACTACCACGGCTTTCGGTTGCTGTTCATCGACATCAACATTAGCCGGAAGCTGCTGTGGCGCGTACTTAATGGGAAAACGTTGACGCGCCGCGAGCACAAGCTGCTCATCCGGACGACCTCCGATCTGTTCCGGCTCGTGCCGTTCTCGGTGTTTATCATCGTGCCGTTtatggagctgctgctgccgctcgcGATCAAGCTGTTCCCGGGCATGCTGCCCTCCACCTTCCAGACCGCGACCGAGCGGGAGGACAAGATCAAGCAGAACCTCAAGGTGAAGATCGAGATGGCCAAGTTCCTGCAGAAGACGCTCGACGACATGGCGGTCCAGAACAAGGAGCACCGGTCGCAGGCGGCCAAGGACTTTAGCGAGTTCTTTACCCGCATCCGGACGACGGAGAACTTTACCATCTCGAACGAGGAGATACTGAAGTTTTCCAAACTGTTCGAGGACGAAATTACGCTCGACTCGCTCAaccgccagcagctgcaggcgCTGTGCCGCGTGCTGGAGGTGTCACCGATCGGCACATCGAACTTGCTGCGGTTCCAGCTGCGCCTGAAGCTGCGCAACCTGGCGGCGGACGATCGCACGATCCAGAAGGAGGGCATCGCGTCGCTAAACCTGTCCGAGCTGCAGGCCGCCTGCCGGGCGCGCGGTATGCGTGCGTACGGTGCCTCGGAGGAGCGGCTCAAGTCGCAGCTGCAGGAGTGGATCAATCTGAGCCTGAACGAGAAGGTGCCACCgtcgctgctgctactgtccCGGGCGCTCGTGCTGCCGGAGAACATTACCACGGGCGATAAGCTGAAGGCGACGATCTCGTCCCTGCCCGACTCGGTGGCGACTGTCACGAAGGCGGCCATCGGGGAGCGGGAGGGTAAGATCGACAACAAGACGAAGATCGAGGTGATCAAGGAGGAGGAACGCAAGATTAAGGAGGAGCgcgaggaggagaaggaaaagcaaaaggagcAGCAGGAGCTGGTCGACGGCGCTCCGGTCCTGACGGCCGATGGCAAGACGGTCGAGCCGGGTGCGGTCGTGCCGGAGCAGCCGGAGATTATCTTTGCCCCGGCACCGGCAACGACGATCGTGCTGGACAAGATCCCTCCGCAGCCGCACACGGTGGAGGAGATTTCGAGCAAAGATCTGGAGGTGCTGGGCGATGCGCTGGGCACGCTGAGCAAGGACAAAAAGTCGCTGCTggtggagaaggaggagaTCCGGGACCTGAAGGAAGAGATTGCCGACTATCAGGAGGATGTGCAGGAGCTACAGGAG GTTGTCACTGCTGCCAGCAATCAGGAAGAGGTACAGGTGAAGGAATCGCGTGCCGCGAAACTGCTGTTCAAGAAGGTCAATTCGATGATCAACCGCATGGACACGGTGCTGACGGAGCTGGAGCGCAAGGAGAAGCAGCTGAAGGAGAAGGTGCACGCGGCCGAGCAGAGCGAAGAGGTGCAGAAACCGCCGGCAGCCGACGAGGAGCTGGTGCGGATAGACGAGCTAATGTCGGCCATCAAGAAG ATCCAGAACGTCACGGACGATTCGCGGTTAGATCAAATTTCTAAGATTCTCGGCAAAATTGATGACGATCAGGATGGCCAGATTAAGGTGGAGGACGTGTTGAAG GTTATCGAAACGATCGGCAAGGAGAACGTGAAGCTGAACGCGAAACAGGTGGACGAGCTGATCGATCTGCTGGACAAGGAGGAGGAGCTGGAGGCGGAAGACAAGATCGAGAAAGCGCTCACCAAGAGCCTGGAAGCCAAAGAGAAGCAAAAGGagcagaaggaaaaggagaaggaaaagctGCTCGAGCTTACGGATAAGGCTACGGATCTAAGCTCGCTGGCGCCACCGCCAAGCCCCACGGACCCGACGAAGCAG CTCGACGACGGTACAGCGATTATCGACGCGGACGCACTGCAAAAGGTGGTGGAGGAGCGTAAGAAAAATGCCAGTATTAATGGAGCACCAGGCACAGCGGCAGCGGAGGTAGTACCGCCACCGACACAACATCGTCCAGCGGTCCGGGCAGAAGCGAGCAGCACCGGTGGGGGGCCACCGAAGAACAAAATGGTTTGA
- the LOC120894909 gene encoding zinc transporter ZIP13 homolog, which produces MATMMNVTSSFLDETLVYLYREMNHFVPEFIVSFGYVPWVFSLLGSALIGLSGILPMFIIPDPAKGGKESELSDPAESKTLKLLLSFAVGGLLGDVFLHLLPETWEHEIAAGPTADGHPSLRSGLWVLGGLLLFTMVEKIFSGYANVDEKNPQPKCVEIATCLLRRSGGKLPEGFVGCGGDGKGSCDIEDVPNGCFLAGNGESARDEAGHKKVAGYLNLLANSIDNFTHGLAVAGSFLVSLQHGLLATFAILLHEIPHEVGDFAILLRSGFSRWDAAKAQLLTAGAGLLGALVAIGGSGATTALEAKTSWIAPFTAGGFLHIALVTVLPDLLDESSPWESFKQFAALLLGIGLMAFMTIYLEH; this is translated from the exons ATGGCAACGATGATGAACGTAACCAGCAGCTTTCTGGACGAAACGCTCGTCTATCTGTACCGGGAGATGAATCACTTCGTGCCGGAGTTTATCGTCTCGTTCGGCTACGTGCCGTGGGTGTTTTCGCTGCTCGGTTCGGCACTGATCGGACTGTCCGGCATACTGCCGATGTTTATCATCCCGGATCCGGCCAAAGGTGGAAAGGAGTCGGAACTGAGTGATC cGGCCGAATCAAAGACCCTCAAACTGCTGCTCAGCTTCGCCGTGGGTGGCCTGCTGGGCGATGTCTTTCTGCATCTGCTGCCGGAAACGTGGGAGCACGAGATTGCGGCCGGACCGACGGCCGACGGACATCCGTCCCTGCGCAGCGGCCTCTGGGTGTTGGGCGGTCTGCTGCTCTTCACGATGGTGGAAAAGATCTTTTCCGGCTATGCAAACGTGGACGAAAAGAACCCGCAGCCAAAATGTGTCGAAATCGCCACCTGCCTGCTGCGCCGAAGTGGTGGCAAACTGCCCGAAGGGTTCGTTGGCTGCGGTGGCGATGGGAAGGGTTCGTGCGACATCGAGGACGTACCGAACGGGTGCTTCCTGGCAGGAAACGGGGAGTCGGCACGTGACGAAGCGGGCCACAAGAAGGTGGCCGGATATCTGAATCTGCTGGCCAATTCGATCGACAACTTCACGCACGGGCTGGCGGTGGCGGGTTCGTTCCTTGTCTCGCTGCAGCACGGCCTACTGGCTACGTTTGCCATTTTGT TGCACGAAATTCCGCACGAAGTGGGCGACTTTGCGATCCTGCTCCGGTCCGGATTTAGCCGCTGGGATGCGGCCAAGGCGCAGCTTCTAACCGCCGGGGCCGGTTTGCTCGGTGCGCTGGTGGCGATTGGTGGTAGCGGTGCTACGACGGCGCTGGAGGCAAAAACCTCCTGGATTGCACCGTTCACTGCCGGTGGCTTTCTGCACATTGCACTCGTGACGGTGCTGCCGGATCTGCTGGACGAGTCGAGCCCGTGGGAATCGTTCAAGCAGTTTGCCGCCCTGCTGCTTGGCATCGGATTGATGGCGTTCATGACGATTTATCTGGAACATTAG